The Methylocella silvestris BL2 DNA segment GCCGCGCAACATCCGCATGGCCGTGATCATCCTTGCAAAGCTGTTCTGGCATGTTGGCCTGCGCGGCGGCTACAGGCGCGCCTTCTGGACGTTCGCGCTCGGCCGATTGATTCGCGGCAAGATCGAGCCGGTGATCAGCGTCGGCCTGGTCGCGCATCATCTCATCATGTTCGCGCGCGACGCCTGCTCCGGCCGCAGCAATGCGTCTCATTATTCAGCCAAGAACCGCCCGCAGGGCGCCGCGACGCCGCTGCGGCAGGAGATCGCCGCCGAATAGGCGCGCCTGGGCGCCCAGCCTGTGGCGTCAGCGCAACAGGGCCCGAAATAGCGCGGCCGCAAACAGCGGCCGGATCGCGCGCCGCCGCGCGCAAACAGCTGTCAGCCAATTGTTAATACGGGTGTTATTCCCTCCGGGCGTTTTCAGCGCGCGACGAGCCGCGCGGTCGGCCGGAAGATCCTGCGGCGGTCGGCCGATTGCGTTCAACAATGCGTGTAAGCTACTAATTCACAATTGGCGGGTGAGGTCATTTCGATGAGCGATAGCAACTTCAATTTGAAAAGCCTGGCCGCCATTTTACTTGGAGGCGTCGCGCTGCCTCTTCTTCTGCCAGCCTCGCAGGCGCTTGCGGCTTGCGCCTTGACGTCGGCGACGCCGACCCTCGACACCGTCGAATGCATCGGCAACACGACAGTCGGTTCTCTTCCCGTCCCGGCGGTGCCGATCAGCACGCAATTGATTCTCGGCGCCGATGGAAACGCGGCGACCATCAACCTCACCGCGAACCTGCCGATCTTCGTCACCGGCCCGGCGGGAACCTTTTTCGGCCTCGACACCGCCAATACCGGCGCGCCGAGTTCGATCATTGGCGTCGGCACGGCCGTTCAGGTCCTTTCGCTGAACGGCGCTGACATTCGAATCGGCCAGAACTCCGTCGGCGGCGGACTTAACGCGAATATCATCGGGCTCTCCGGAAACGGCATCAGCGCCATCGCCAGCGGCGCTGGCGGCGTCAGCATTACGACGGCGCCTGGAACGCTCGTCTCGGGTCTTCTCGAGGGCATCAACGTCACCGTGGTCGATGGCGACGCCAATATCACTTTCAACGGCGACGTCAGGACCACCACTCCCGCGTCTTTTTACGACATCGCAGTAAGATCCACCGGCGCCGGGAATATCAACATCGGCGGGGCGGGAACCGTTTTGGCCGGCGGCATCACCGCGCTCAGCGCCGGCACGGGCGACATCACGGTTTCGGGCTCCGGAAACACCATCGATCTCATCAACGGCCCCGGCATCAATGCGGTGGCGAACGGCGGCAATATCACGATCAACCGAAGCGGATTCATCGTCGGCGCCCTTGACGGCGTCACCGCGACAACGGTCGGCGCCGGCAACATCACGATCTCGACCGTCGGCGACGTCACCGGCAACGATGGCTTTGGCTTGCGGACGTCCGTGGCCAATGGTCTGGCGACGATCAATGTCGGCGCCGGCAGCACGATCCGGGGTTCGGCCGGCCCGATCAGCCCGACCGGCTTGACCAACATCAACAACGCCGGAACGTTAAGCTTCGTCAATAGCGCCATCGGCGTGACAAATTGGGCGACGACCACTCTCAACGGCCAAGGCGGCGCCCTCGCCATCGACGTTAACTCCGTCGCAGGAACGGCCGACAGGCTGACTGTTTCGCAGCTCACCGGAACGAACTTGATTTCGGTCGCCAATGTCGGCGCCGCCGGGCTGATCTCGACGCCGATCCCGATCTTGACCGCAACAAATCTCGCCGGCGGGGCCACCGTCGCCGCCGCCCAGACTCCGGGCATCATCGACTATACAATTCTACAATCGGGCAACACCTTCAGCCTCGCCTCCACGGTCAACACCAGCGTCGCCTCAGCCACCCCGACCAGCATTGACGCTATGCTGACGGCCCTGAATACGGGCTTCTTCCAGAACGCCAGCGCCTTTCTTTCGGAGCCGCCGGATCCCGGCAAGAACCAGTGGAACGGCGGCCTGTGGATCCGCCTCGCCAACGGCCGCAACGACATCTCCTCGACGACGACCGCCTTCAACGCGACAGGCGCGGCCTCCTCTCCGGCCAAAGTGCGCGCCGACTTCGACGGTTTCCAGACCGGCGTCGACCTCGGCGTCGCTAATGTGGAGGGGACGGGGTGGAACACCCATCTTGGCGTCACCGCGGGCCTCGTCAGCCTGCGCACGAACGATCTGATCCTCAGCAACATCACGAGCCAGGCGAATGTGCCCTTCATCGGCATATACGCCGCCGTCACCGGTCATAATTTCTTCGTCGACGCCCAGCTGCGCGAAGACTTTTACGCCTTGAATCTCACCAATCCGGCGGCCTTCCTCAACAACTCCGGGCTTAGCGGCACGGCCGTCGCGGCCAACGCCTCGGCCGGCTACCGCTTCGATCTTCCGTCGGCCTGGTTCATCGAGCCCTCCGTCGCCTTCATGTATTCGAGCCTGCATATGGACAGCCTGCGCGTCGGGCTTGATCCCAGCGGAACCTCGTTCGGCACGCTTGATTTCAATCCCTTCGAAAGCGCCCTCGGACGCGCCGGCGCCCGCGTCGGCACAACCTATGTGTTCGAGCAGGCCGAACTCGCGCTTCAGCCCTTCGTGACCGGCAGCGTATGGCGCGAATTCGCCGGCGACACCAATACGACGTTTTCGGCCGGCGCG contains these protein-coding regions:
- a CDS encoding autotransporter domain-containing protein, yielding MSDSNFNLKSLAAILLGGVALPLLLPASQALAACALTSATPTLDTVECIGNTTVGSLPVPAVPISTQLILGADGNAATINLTANLPIFVTGPAGTFFGLDTANTGAPSSIIGVGTAVQVLSLNGADIRIGQNSVGGGLNANIIGLSGNGISAIASGAGGVSITTAPGTLVSGLLEGINVTVVDGDANITFNGDVRTTTPASFYDIAVRSTGAGNINIGGAGTVLAGGITALSAGTGDITVSGSGNTIDLINGPGINAVANGGNITINRSGFIVGALDGVTATTVGAGNITISTVGDVTGNDGFGLRTSVANGLATINVGAGSTIRGSAGPISPTGLTNINNAGTLSFVNSAIGVTNWATTTLNGQGGALAIDVNSVAGTADRLTVSQLTGTNLISVANVGAAGLISTPIPILTATNLAGGATVAAAQTPGIIDYTILQSGNTFSLASTVNTSVASATPTSIDAMLTALNTGFFQNASAFLSEPPDPGKNQWNGGLWIRLANGRNDISSTTTAFNATGAASSPAKVRADFDGFQTGVDLGVANVEGTGWNTHLGVTAGLVSLRTNDLILSNITSQANVPFIGIYAAVTGHNFFVDAQLREDFYALNLTNPAAFLNNSGLSGTAVAANASAGYRFDLPSAWFIEPSVAFMYSSLHMDSLRVGLDPSGTSFGTLDFNPFESALGRAGARVGTTYVFEQAELALQPFVTGSVWREFAGDTNTTFSAGASSVPLSVTRIGTFGQVGVGVSGQVLKTGLLGFLRGDYRFGEKIEGYAVVAGMRYQF